From Cellulomonas dongxiuzhuiae, the proteins below share one genomic window:
- a CDS encoding FAD-dependent oxidoreductase produces the protein MAPDAAPRPALLTVDDDAAVSRAVARDLRRRYGERYRVVRAESGPEALDVCRELKLRGEQVAVLLADHRMPGMSGIEFLEQAMDLFPAARRVLLTAYADTDAAIDAVNVVDLDHYLLKPWDPPEEKLYPVVDAQLDAWRATAPSAVHGPKVVGHRWSARSSQVRDFLARNQVPYRWFASDSPEGARLLEAAGVDAERLPVVVTTDGEVLVEPDDATIAARVGLEVQPAEDFYDLVVVGGGPAGLSAALYGASEGLRTALVERTATGGQAGQSSRIENYLGFPDGVSGSQLTERARRQAQRFGAEIVMTRDVCGLDVNGSARAVRFADGSTLAAHCVILANGVSYRELAGPGLGTLTGRGVFYGSALTEAPACRDHDVYVVGGANSAGQAAMYLARDARSVTLVVRSDDLRRSMSHYLVEQVEAHPRIHVRTCTEVVEALGGEHLEQVVLRRTDTGDEETVATGWLFVFIGAAPLTGWLDGTVHRDARGFVQSGPDLLSDGRPPAGWPLDRPPYHLETSVPGVFAAGDVRAESAKRVASAVGEGAMAVMLVHRYLEQL, from the coding sequence GTGGCACCAGACGCAGCACCACGCCCCGCCCTGCTCACCGTCGACGACGACGCCGCCGTCTCGCGCGCCGTCGCGCGCGACCTGCGGCGCCGGTACGGCGAGCGGTACCGCGTGGTGCGCGCCGAGTCCGGGCCCGAGGCGCTCGACGTGTGCCGCGAGCTCAAGCTGCGCGGCGAGCAGGTGGCGGTGCTGCTGGCCGACCACCGCATGCCCGGCATGAGCGGCATCGAGTTCCTCGAGCAGGCGATGGACCTGTTCCCGGCGGCGCGCCGCGTGCTCCTCACCGCGTACGCGGACACCGACGCGGCCATCGACGCCGTCAACGTCGTCGACCTGGACCACTACCTGCTCAAGCCGTGGGACCCGCCGGAGGAGAAGCTGTACCCGGTGGTCGACGCGCAGCTCGACGCGTGGCGGGCCACCGCGCCGTCGGCCGTCCACGGGCCCAAGGTGGTGGGGCACCGCTGGTCGGCGCGCTCGTCGCAGGTGCGCGACTTCCTGGCACGCAACCAGGTCCCGTACCGCTGGTTCGCGTCGGACTCCCCGGAGGGCGCGCGTCTGCTGGAGGCCGCGGGCGTCGACGCCGAGCGCCTGCCCGTCGTCGTGACGACCGACGGCGAGGTCCTCGTCGAGCCCGACGACGCGACGATCGCCGCGCGCGTGGGGCTCGAGGTGCAGCCGGCCGAGGACTTCTACGACCTCGTGGTCGTCGGCGGGGGGCCGGCGGGCCTCAGCGCGGCGCTGTACGGCGCGTCCGAGGGCCTGCGTACCGCGCTCGTGGAGCGCACGGCCACCGGGGGGCAGGCGGGGCAGAGCTCGCGCATCGAGAACTACCTCGGGTTCCCCGACGGCGTCTCGGGCTCCCAGCTGACCGAGCGGGCGCGGCGCCAGGCGCAGCGGTTCGGCGCCGAGATCGTCATGACGCGCGACGTGTGCGGGCTCGACGTCAACGGCTCCGCGCGGGCCGTGCGGTTCGCCGACGGCAGCACGCTCGCGGCGCACTGCGTGATCCTCGCCAACGGCGTGTCGTACCGCGAGCTCGCCGGCCCCGGGCTCGGCACCCTCACGGGCCGTGGCGTCTTCTACGGCTCGGCGCTCACCGAGGCGCCCGCGTGCCGCGACCACGACGTGTACGTCGTGGGCGGCGCCAACTCGGCCGGTCAGGCCGCCATGTACCTCGCTCGGGACGCACGTTCGGTGACGCTCGTGGTGCGCTCCGACGACCTGCGCCGCTCGATGTCGCACTACCTCGTCGAGCAGGTCGAGGCCCATCCGCGCATCCACGTGCGGACGTGCACCGAGGTGGTCGAGGCGCTCGGCGGCGAGCACCTCGAGCAGGTCGTGCTGCGCCGCACCGACACGGGCGACGAGGAGACGGTCGCCACCGGGTGGTTGTTCGTCTTCATCGGTGCCGCACCGCTGACCGGGTGGCTCGACGGCACCGTGCACCGCGACGCGCGCGGGTTCGTGCAGTCCGGGCCGGACCTGCTCAGCGACGGGCGCCCGCCGGCCGGGTGGCCGCTCGACCGCCCGCCGTACCACCTCGAGACGAGCGTCCCGGGGGTGTTCGCGGCCGGCGACGTGCGCGCCGAGTCCGCCAAGCGCGTCGCGTCCGCCGTGGGCGAGGGCGCGATGGCCGTCATGCTCGTCCACCGGTACCTGGAGCAGCTGTGA
- a CDS encoding ATP-binding protein: MSTPADTPDLRPERPADALPCDIDELRTLFLFEQLDDDQLRWLCRHGHVEHREPGPLYVEGEPADWFWVLLEGTVALSRRVGTDDVEVSRTSQRGVYGGATSAYLGDRTPQRYPHTMRVLAPSRFYALPAADFAELMTAWFPMAVHLLEGLFVGQRATQQAVGQRERLLALGALSAGLTHELNNPAAAANRATAALRERVAGMRHKLAMIADGPYDATTLGTLVDLQEQAVEALAKSRAPGAPPPPTALERTDAEDTVADWLDDRGIVGGWDLAPTFVTARLDPPWLDRVADAVAPGILEGAVRWLSYALETEQLMNDVEDATSRISSLVGAAKQYSQIGRAPDQTLDVHELLDSTLTMLERRLDGVEVVRAYDRTLPPVHVYGAELNQVWTNLIDNAAQAMEGRGTLTVTTRRVDDWLEVEVADTGPGIPPDVLDRVFEPFFTTKPVGSGTGLGLDIAWRIVVTKHHGDLSVRSTPGDTRFLVRLPYAPAAAGDPEVTA, translated from the coding sequence GTGAGCACACCTGCCGACACCCCCGACCTGCGCCCCGAGCGCCCCGCCGACGCGCTGCCCTGCGACATCGACGAGCTGCGCACGCTGTTCCTCTTCGAGCAGCTCGACGACGACCAGCTGCGCTGGCTGTGCCGCCACGGGCACGTCGAGCACCGCGAGCCCGGGCCCCTGTACGTCGAGGGCGAGCCCGCGGACTGGTTCTGGGTGCTGCTGGAGGGCACCGTCGCGCTGTCGCGGCGCGTCGGGACGGACGACGTCGAGGTGTCGCGCACGTCCCAGCGCGGCGTCTACGGCGGCGCGACGTCCGCGTACCTGGGCGACCGCACGCCGCAGCGGTACCCGCACACGATGCGCGTGCTGGCCCCGTCGCGGTTCTACGCGCTGCCGGCCGCGGACTTCGCGGAGCTCATGACGGCGTGGTTCCCCATGGCGGTGCACCTGCTGGAGGGCCTGTTCGTCGGGCAGCGCGCGACGCAGCAGGCGGTCGGGCAGCGGGAGCGGCTGCTCGCGCTGGGTGCGCTGTCGGCGGGGCTGACGCACGAGCTCAACAACCCCGCGGCCGCGGCGAACCGGGCGACCGCGGCGCTGCGCGAGCGCGTCGCGGGCATGCGTCACAAGCTCGCGATGATCGCCGACGGCCCGTACGACGCCACGACGCTCGGGACGCTCGTCGACCTGCAGGAGCAGGCGGTCGAGGCGCTCGCGAAGTCCCGCGCCCCCGGTGCGCCCCCGCCGCCCACGGCGCTCGAGCGGACCGACGCCGAGGACACGGTCGCGGACTGGCTCGACGACCGCGGCATCGTCGGCGGCTGGGACCTGGCACCGACGTTCGTGACGGCCCGGCTGGACCCACCCTGGTTGGACCGCGTCGCCGACGCGGTCGCGCCCGGCATCCTCGAGGGCGCGGTCCGGTGGCTGTCGTACGCGCTGGAGACCGAGCAGCTCATGAACGACGTCGAGGACGCGACGTCGCGCATCTCCTCGCTCGTCGGCGCCGCCAAGCAGTACTCGCAGATCGGCCGCGCGCCCGACCAGACGCTCGACGTGCACGAGCTGCTCGACTCGACCCTGACGATGCTGGAGCGGCGGCTCGACGGCGTCGAGGTGGTGCGGGCCTACGACCGCACGCTGCCGCCCGTGCACGTGTACGGCGCCGAGCTCAACCAGGTGTGGACCAACCTGATCGACAACGCCGCGCAGGCCATGGAGGGTCGCGGCACGCTGACGGTCACCACGCGGCGCGTCGACGACTGGCTCGAGGTCGAGGTCGCCGACACGGGCCCCGGCATCCCGCCCGACGTCCTGGACCGCGTGTTCGAGCCGTTCTTCACGACCAAGCCCGTCGGGTCCGGCACCGGGCTGGGCCTCGACATCGCGTGGCGCATCGTCGTCACCAAGCACCACGGCGACCTGTCCGTGCGCTCGACGCCGGGGGACACCCGGTTCCTCGTCCGACTGCCCTACGCGCCGGCCGCGGCCGGCGACCCGGAGGTGACCGCGTGA
- a CDS encoding UBP-type zinc finger domain-containing protein, which translates to MTAIDTSTPPSGPGCVECDATGSWWFHLRRCAACGHVGCCDSSPSQHATAHWHATGHPLVRSYEPGEDWWWDYAQGAYGDGPELAPPLAHPAGQPAPGPADRVPADWRAHLRS; encoded by the coding sequence GTGACCGCGATCGACACGAGCACCCCGCCCAGCGGCCCCGGCTGCGTCGAGTGCGATGCGACGGGCAGCTGGTGGTTCCACCTGCGTCGCTGCGCCGCGTGCGGTCACGTCGGCTGCTGCGACTCCTCGCCGTCGCAGCACGCGACCGCGCACTGGCACGCGACCGGGCACCCGCTGGTGCGCAGCTACGAGCCCGGTGAGGACTGGTGGTGGGACTACGCGCAGGGGGCGTACGGCGACGGCCCCGAGCTGGCTCCGCCTCTGGCGCACCCGGCCGGTCAGCCGGCGCCCGGTCCCGCGGACCGGGTACCCGCCGACTGGCGGGCGCACCTGCGCAGCTGA
- a CDS encoding acyltransferase family protein, whose amino-acid sequence MTARVGAWDALRGVAIALVMLRHAWPEVFPGAGVVGVVMFFALSGHLITGLLVDESEATGRLDLRRFWWRRLRRLVPALVVLVVGFVVVTATLDPLGDAGTLGRTVAVSLTYTANIPYVGLVGVSPAIYHLWTLATEEQFYLVWPLVVLLAVRVRRLRTGLVLAGAVAALLCVLTVVWFRADPDAAYPLATSWLGCFVVGAASRVTQDRWPPAASGPHAVTAAVTLLAALTFTDLRGHAATYLLAGPAVAVATVVLVQAGRRHVVVRPRWRPLVALGTVSYAAYLWNYPLTLWLRPALDDAAGLVALPATVVAATASWWLVERPVRRAGRRGAHGGPAPADGTTVTSGAPPRP is encoded by the coding sequence GTGACGGCCCGCGTCGGCGCGTGGGACGCGCTGCGGGGCGTCGCGATCGCGCTCGTCATGCTGCGGCACGCCTGGCCCGAGGTGTTCCCCGGCGCCGGGGTCGTCGGCGTCGTCATGTTCTTCGCGCTGTCCGGGCACCTCATCACCGGTCTGCTGGTGGACGAGTCGGAGGCGACCGGCAGGCTCGACCTGCGCCGGTTCTGGTGGCGCCGGCTGCGGCGGCTGGTGCCCGCGCTGGTCGTGCTCGTCGTGGGGTTCGTCGTGGTGACGGCGACCCTGGACCCGCTCGGGGACGCCGGCACGCTCGGCAGGACCGTGGCGGTCTCGTTGACGTACACGGCGAACATCCCGTACGTCGGGCTGGTGGGGGTGAGCCCGGCGATCTACCACCTGTGGACGCTGGCCACCGAGGAGCAGTTCTACCTGGTGTGGCCGCTGGTCGTCCTGCTCGCGGTGCGGGTGCGGCGGCTGCGCACCGGGCTGGTCCTCGCGGGGGCGGTGGCCGCGCTGCTGTGCGTGCTGACGGTCGTGTGGTTCCGCGCGGACCCCGACGCGGCGTACCCGCTGGCGACGTCGTGGCTCGGCTGCTTCGTGGTCGGCGCCGCGTCGCGGGTCACGCAGGACCGCTGGCCGCCTGCCGCGTCAGGGCCGCACGCGGTGACCGCCGCGGTCACGCTGCTCGCCGCCCTGACGTTCACGGACCTGCGCGGCCACGCCGCCACGTACCTGCTCGCCGGGCCCGCCGTCGCCGTCGCGACCGTCGTGCTCGTGCAGGCCGGGCGGCGGCACGTCGTCGTGCGGCCCCGGTGGCGGCCGCTCGTCGCGCTCGGCACCGTCTCCTACGCCGCCTACCTGTGGAACTACCCGCTGACGCTGTGGCTGCGCCCCGCGCTCGACGACGCCGCCGGGCTGGTCGCGCTGCCCGCGACCGTAGTGGCGGCGACCGCGAGCTGGTGGCTGGTGGAACGACCTGTGCGGCGTGCCGGTCGCCGCGGTGCGCACGGCGGCCCCGCGCCCGCGGACGGCACGACGGTGACGTCCGGCGCTCCGCCACGGCCCTGA
- a CDS encoding D-alanine--D-alanine ligase family protein yields MTTSDLQHRPPPSPAAPVCRVAVVGGGANVEHDVSLASAAAVREALAVTHDVLALTIGRDGTWSVDGTALSFAEAVALVATCDVLLPAVHGPHGEDGTLAALADLAGVACVGSGVRAGAIGMDKWVTKLVATAVGVAVADGLLVRGVAEASDDPRLPAVVKPVASGSSHGVRRVDTLAELGEAVAAALELDDRVLVEEVVTGREIDVAVLRRADGTTVVSPPLEIGHAGAVFDTATKYDGSARFVVPAVLDPADADRLAADARTVVDALGCEGVARVDFFLTTDGPVLNEVNTMPGLTAHSQVPRMFAAAGMSYPALVAELVAEARVRHASRTS; encoded by the coding sequence GTGACCACGTCCGACCTGCAGCACCGCCCCCCGCCCTCGCCAGCTGCACCCGTGTGCCGCGTCGCCGTCGTGGGGGGCGGCGCCAACGTCGAGCACGACGTGTCGCTCGCGAGCGCCGCGGCGGTGCGCGAGGCCCTGGCCGTGACGCACGACGTCCTGGCGCTCACCATCGGGCGCGACGGCACGTGGTCGGTCGACGGCACCGCGCTGTCCTTCGCCGAGGCGGTCGCGCTCGTCGCGACGTGCGACGTGCTCCTGCCCGCGGTGCACGGTCCGCACGGCGAGGACGGGACCCTGGCCGCGCTCGCCGACCTGGCGGGCGTCGCGTGCGTCGGGTCCGGCGTGCGCGCCGGGGCGATCGGCATGGACAAGTGGGTGACCAAGCTCGTGGCGACCGCCGTGGGCGTCGCCGTCGCCGACGGTCTCCTCGTGCGGGGTGTCGCCGAGGCGTCCGACGACCCGCGGCTGCCCGCCGTCGTCAAGCCGGTGGCCTCCGGGTCCAGCCACGGCGTGCGCCGCGTCGACACGCTCGCCGAGCTCGGGGAGGCCGTGGCCGCGGCCCTCGAGCTCGACGACCGGGTGCTCGTGGAGGAGGTCGTGACGGGCCGCGAGATCGACGTCGCCGTGCTGCGCCGCGCCGACGGCACCACCGTGGTCTCCCCGCCCCTGGAGATCGGGCACGCCGGCGCGGTCTTCGACACCGCCACGAAGTACGACGGCAGCGCGCGGTTCGTCGTCCCCGCGGTGCTGGACCCCGCGGACGCCGACCGCCTCGCAGCGGACGCACGCACGGTCGTCGACGCCCTCGGCTGCGAGGGCGTCGCGCGCGTCGACTTCTTCCTCACCACCGACGGCCCGGTGCTCAACGAGGTCAACACGATGCCCGGCCTCACGGCGCACTCGCAGGTGCCGCGGATGTTCGCCGCCGCCGGCATGTCGTACCCCGCGCTGGTGGCCGAGCTGGTGGCCGAGGCGCGGGTGCGGCACGCGTCGCGCACGTCGTGA
- the alr gene encoding alanine racemase — MTVCPPGTVPVAPVARTRPVLTVRLDAVAHNTRVLAASARRLMAVVKADGFGLGAVDVARAALANGAQALGVATLAEAVELRLAGVAAPVLSWLDAPGADLADAVLHGVDVAVPSLAHLDAAASAARRLGRVVDVHLYLDCGTARDGCPPELWSALCAAAHRAERVGKVRVVGVMGHLACAAGLDAAANAAATARFVRGVAQASAAGLRPGLRHLGATAAVLGLPAATFDLSRVGAGLVGIDPTGRHPVLRAAAQLTAPVVQVRDVGAGVGVGYDHTYRTAAPTRLALLPLGYADGLPVSASGHAEVLVHGRRRPLAGRVSMDQVVVDVGDLPVQPGDVVTVIGTGDDPAPTLTEWAGWAGTLPHELLTGLGRRLVRRVVPASPDLPDTPEEHP, encoded by the coding sequence ATGACCGTCTGCCCACCGGGAACGGTCCCGGTCGCCCCGGTGGCCCGCACCCGGCCCGTCCTGACCGTGCGGCTGGACGCCGTCGCGCACAACACGCGCGTGCTGGCGGCGTCGGCCCGGCGGCTCATGGCCGTCGTCAAGGCCGACGGGTTCGGCCTCGGTGCCGTCGACGTCGCGCGCGCGGCGCTCGCCAACGGGGCCCAGGCGCTGGGCGTGGCGACGCTGGCCGAGGCGGTCGAGCTGCGACTGGCAGGCGTGGCCGCACCCGTCCTGAGCTGGCTCGACGCACCCGGTGCCGACCTGGCCGACGCCGTCCTGCACGGTGTGGACGTGGCGGTGCCGAGCCTCGCGCACCTCGACGCGGCCGCATCGGCGGCGCGACGGCTGGGCCGCGTCGTCGACGTCCACCTGTACCTCGACTGCGGGACGGCACGCGACGGCTGCCCGCCCGAGCTGTGGTCGGCCCTGTGCGCGGCGGCGCACCGTGCGGAGCGGGTCGGGAAGGTGCGGGTCGTCGGCGTGATGGGCCACCTCGCCTGCGCGGCGGGCCTCGACGCCGCCGCGAACGCGGCCGCCACGGCCCGGTTCGTCCGTGGCGTCGCGCAGGCGTCCGCCGCGGGGCTGCGGCCGGGGCTGCGGCACCTCGGCGCCACGGCCGCCGTGCTGGGGCTGCCGGCGGCGACGTTCGACCTGTCGCGGGTCGGCGCCGGGCTGGTGGGCATCGACCCGACCGGCCGCCACCCGGTGCTGCGCGCCGCCGCGCAGCTCACGGCGCCCGTCGTCCAGGTGCGCGACGTGGGCGCCGGCGTCGGCGTCGGGTACGACCACACGTACCGGACGGCCGCACCCACGCGGCTCGCGCTGCTGCCGCTGGGGTACGCCGACGGCCTGCCCGTGAGCGCGTCGGGCCACGCGGAGGTCCTGGTCCACGGGCGGCGGCGTCCGCTGGCCGGGCGCGTGTCGATGGACCAGGTCGTCGTCGACGTGGGCGACCTGCCCGTGCAGCCGGGCGACGTCGTCACGGTCATCGGCACCGGCGACGACCCGGCCCCCACGCTCACCGAGTGGGCCGGCTGGGCCGGCACCCTCCCGCACGAGCTGCTCACCGGCCTGGGGCGCCGGCTCGTGCGCCGCGTCGTGCCCGCGTCCCCCGACCTGCCTGACACCCCCGAGGAGCACCCGTGA
- a CDS encoding M15 family metallopeptidase, with protein MPLISNDVVLLHDPRVAAVPVVDSGEPLVVARLPRLHVSGEPQGSRVRATVARRLLRADAALPVGLHLALAEGWRSPGAQAAIVARYGSRVRLDHPGATPDDVERLTSRYVAPVAVAPHVAGAAVDVTLVDPTGRELDLGCPLDATPEESEGRCFTDAPVPPAARALRTALSDAMSTAGFVNYPTEWWHWSFGDRYWALVTGRPAALYGPVAA; from the coding sequence GTGCCTCTGATCAGCAACGACGTCGTCCTCCTGCATGATCCGCGGGTCGCGGCCGTCCCTGTCGTCGACAGCGGCGAACCCCTCGTCGTCGCCCGGCTGCCCCGCCTGCACGTGAGCGGCGAACCGCAGGGCTCCCGCGTGCGGGCAACGGTCGCCCGTCGCCTCCTGCGCGCGGACGCGGCACTGCCCGTCGGGCTGCACCTCGCCCTCGCCGAGGGGTGGCGCAGCCCCGGCGCGCAGGCGGCGATCGTGGCGCGGTACGGGTCCCGCGTGCGCCTGGACCATCCCGGCGCGACACCGGACGACGTCGAGCGGCTCACCAGCCGCTACGTCGCACCGGTCGCCGTCGCACCGCACGTCGCCGGGGCTGCCGTCGACGTGACCCTCGTCGACCCCACGGGCAGGGAGCTCGACCTCGGGTGCCCGCTGGACGCCACGCCGGAGGAGAGCGAGGGCCGCTGCTTCACCGACGCACCCGTCCCGCCCGCCGCGCGGGCGCTGCGCACCGCCCTGTCGGACGCGATGAGCACGGCCGGCTTCGTCAACTACCCCACCGAGTGGTGGCACTGGAGCTTCGGGGACCGCTACTGGGCGCTCGTCACCGGCCGCCCCGCGGCGCTGTACGGACCGGTGGCGGCGTGA
- a CDS encoding UBP-type zinc finger domain-containing protein, translated as MSVPAIDPTVPPSGPGCVECEQESGWWVALRRCAACGHVGCCDSSPGQHATGHWHATGHPLIRSYEPGEDWWWHYQSGEYAHGPDLAPPLAHPVDQPTPGPAGRVPADWRDHLRA; from the coding sequence ATGAGCGTTCCCGCGATCGACCCGACCGTCCCACCGAGCGGCCCCGGCTGCGTCGAGTGCGAGCAGGAGTCGGGCTGGTGGGTGGCGCTGCGCAGATGTGCCGCCTGCGGGCACGTCGGCTGCTGCGACAGCTCGCCCGGTCAGCACGCGACGGGCCACTGGCACGCGACGGGACACCCCCTCATACGGTCGTACGAGCCGGGCGAGGACTGGTGGTGGCACTACCAGTCGGGTGAGTACGCGCACGGCCCGGACCTTGCGCCGCCGCTCGCGCACCCCGTCGACCAGCCGACGCCGGGCCCCGCCGGACGCGTCCCGGCCGACTGGCGCGACCACCTGCGCGCCTGA
- a CDS encoding iron-containing alcohol dehydrogenase, with amino-acid sequence MVATFVTAGRVVLGAGAAAQVPELVAGLGRRVLVVAGRSADVAALAGATVHRHRGEPDVDAVRAAVAVAREVRPDVVVGWGGGSVLDLAKCVAVLARGATDVLDHLEVVGRGLPLPDDALPVVAVPTTAGTGAEVTANAPVRVPERGVKASLRGRAMLPAVAVVDPLLTLGCPPALTAASGADALTQALEAFTTPHATPLTDPLARDALVRAGRSLLRAVEHGDDVDARTDLSVAALLSGMALANARLGAVHGLAAALGGRLGAPHGQVCAAVLAATTAANVTALRRTDPDGPGLARYDDAAVALTGRAGARADDAVAWLRDVVAALRVPGLGALGLSDDDVQAVVTDALAASSMRGNPVTLTPADLTEVVTASW; translated from the coding sequence ATGGTCGCCACCTTTGTCACCGCCGGCCGCGTCGTCCTGGGTGCCGGCGCCGCCGCGCAGGTCCCCGAGCTCGTCGCGGGGCTCGGGCGCCGCGTCCTCGTGGTCGCGGGGCGGTCCGCGGACGTCGCGGCGCTCGCGGGTGCGACCGTGCACCGGCACCGCGGCGAGCCCGACGTCGACGCCGTCCGGGCCGCGGTCGCCGTCGCGCGGGAGGTCCGTCCGGACGTCGTCGTCGGCTGGGGCGGCGGGTCCGTGCTCGACCTCGCCAAGTGCGTCGCGGTGCTGGCGCGTGGCGCTACGGACGTGCTCGACCACCTGGAGGTCGTCGGTCGGGGGCTGCCGCTGCCGGACGACGCGCTGCCGGTCGTCGCCGTGCCCACCACGGCCGGGACCGGCGCCGAGGTGACGGCCAACGCGCCCGTCCGCGTCCCGGAGCGCGGCGTGAAGGCCAGCCTGCGGGGTCGTGCGATGCTCCCGGCCGTCGCCGTCGTCGACCCCCTGCTCACGCTCGGCTGCCCACCGGCGCTGACGGCGGCGTCGGGTGCGGACGCCCTCACGCAGGCCCTCGAGGCCTTCACGACGCCCCACGCCACGCCCCTGACCGACCCGCTGGCCCGTGACGCGCTCGTCCGCGCCGGCCGCAGCCTGCTGCGCGCGGTCGAGCACGGCGACGACGTCGACGCGCGCACCGACCTGAGCGTCGCGGCGCTGCTGTCGGGCATGGCGCTGGCGAACGCGAGGCTCGGTGCGGTCCACGGGCTCGCGGCCGCGCTGGGCGGGCGGCTCGGCGCCCCGCACGGGCAGGTGTGCGCGGCGGTGCTGGCCGCGACGACGGCCGCGAACGTGACGGCACTGCGCCGGACGGACCCGGACGGCCCCGGCCTGGCCCGGTACGACGACGCCGCCGTCGCCCTCACCGGGCGGGCCGGTGCCCGTGCGGACGACGCGGTCGCGTGGCTGCGTGACGTGGTGGCAGCCCTGCGGGTCCCGGGTCTGGGAGCCCTGGGCCTGTCGGACGACGACGTGCAGGCCGTCGTCACCGACGCCCTGGCCGCGTCGTCCATGCGCGGCAACCCCGTCACGCTGACGCCCGCCGACCTCACGGAGGTCGTCACCGCGTCGTGGTGA
- a CDS encoding GatB/YqeY domain-containing protein, which translates to MSTLDRLTADLTTSLKARDTLRTSTLRQLIGAVRHEAKAGTVERELTEDEVLKVLARESKKRRESAQIYTDAGAPERAATESAEAEIVDEYLPTRLSDEELTALVDAVVADTGASSLKDMGAVMKEANARAQGRADGRALSTLVRSRLAG; encoded by the coding sequence ATGAGCACCCTCGACCGACTGACCGCCGACCTCACCACGTCCCTCAAGGCCCGCGACACGCTGCGCACGAGCACCCTGCGCCAGCTCATCGGTGCGGTGCGTCACGAGGCCAAGGCCGGCACGGTCGAGCGCGAGCTCACCGAGGACGAGGTCCTCAAGGTCCTGGCCCGCGAGTCGAAGAAGCGCCGCGAGTCCGCCCAGATCTACACCGACGCGGGTGCCCCCGAGCGCGCGGCCACGGAGAGCGCCGAGGCGGAGATCGTCGACGAGTACCTGCCGACGCGCCTGAGCGACGAGGAGCTCACCGCGCTCGTCGACGCCGTCGTGGCCGACACCGGGGCGTCGTCGCTCAAGGACATGGGCGCCGTCATGAAGGAGGCGAACGCCCGCGCGCAGGGCCGCGCCGACGGCAGGGCGCTGAGCACCCTGGTCCGCTCCCGCCTGGCGGGCTGA